Proteins encoded together in one Paenibacillus sp. J23TS9 window:
- a CDS encoding ATP-binding protein yields MEFSKIFLGNTALLVTVAYLANLIYKYALSRTSSSIKYISSVLLIIFCGWLSMFFGYNVSENVIFDLRIIPLIIATIAYSEPPTLVIIGASIGLSRLFFGVNEAAIAGCLNLCILGVAAAVLHVWMNRRNFGLMTQGLITIIVINLLNCLDIAFLGVIPPNTYFIEIMPITLPLSLVLSLIFSLILRDFQLERNRTVQIKHSNVLLSAQAEELHKAKIVLEERAKELAQSSQYKTEFLANMSHELRTPLNSIINFAQLISEEDEGHTKEEMAEYGTIIFQSGRELLTIINDILDLTKVEAGQLEIVKEDMNVSEIPQLLGMHFEHEAERGNIAFEMLLDQRLPQMMYTDPNRVQQILRNLLSNAFKFTHEGKVKLDIRLAQTGKEGDSGDWIVFDVIDSGIGIPKDKQAYIFEAFKQADGSINRKYGGTGLGLSISRDLSRLLGGYIELESEEGKGSRFSLHLPLLDAESI; encoded by the coding sequence ATGGAGTTTTCCAAAATATTTCTCGGTAATACCGCTTTGCTCGTTACGGTTGCCTATTTGGCAAATTTGATATATAAATATGCGCTCAGCAGGACCTCTTCATCCATAAAATATATCAGCTCGGTGCTGCTCATTATTTTCTGCGGCTGGCTTAGTATGTTCTTCGGATACAACGTGAGCGAAAATGTCATTTTCGATCTGCGTATCATTCCTTTGATCATTGCAACGATTGCCTATTCGGAACCGCCAACGCTGGTAATTATCGGTGCCAGTATCGGGCTGTCGCGCCTGTTCTTCGGAGTGAATGAAGCCGCGATAGCAGGCTGTCTGAACCTTTGTATTTTGGGCGTGGCCGCTGCTGTGCTTCATGTATGGATGAACCGCAGAAATTTCGGATTAATGACGCAAGGGCTTATTACAATTATCGTAATCAATTTGCTGAATTGCCTGGATATTGCATTTCTTGGCGTCATTCCGCCGAATACCTATTTTATAGAAATCATGCCGATCACGCTCCCGCTTAGCTTGGTGCTTAGTCTCATTTTTTCGCTGATTTTGCGGGATTTCCAATTGGAACGAAATCGGACGGTGCAGATCAAGCACAGCAACGTGCTGCTGTCAGCACAAGCGGAAGAGCTGCATAAGGCGAAAATCGTGCTCGAGGAAAGAGCAAAGGAACTGGCTCAGTCCTCCCAGTATAAAACGGAATTTTTGGCCAATATGTCGCATGAGCTGAGGACGCCCCTTAACAGTATCATTAATTTCGCCCAGCTGATCAGCGAGGAAGACGAGGGCCATACCAAGGAAGAAATGGCGGAGTACGGGACGATTATTTTCCAATCAGGCAGGGAGCTGCTGACTATTATCAATGACATTTTGGATCTGACCAAAGTGGAAGCCGGACAACTCGAGATCGTGAAAGAGGATATGAATGTCAGTGAAATTCCCCAACTGCTGGGTATGCACTTCGAGCATGAGGCTGAGAGAGGGAATATTGCTTTTGAAATGCTTCTGGACCAGCGTCTTCCGCAAATGATGTATACCGACCCGAACCGGGTGCAGCAAATCCTGCGAAATCTCCTTTCCAACGCTTTTAAGTTTACTCATGAGGGTAAAGTGAAGCTCGACATCCGCCTTGCGCAGACGGGGAAAGAAGGTGACAGTGGGGATTGGATCGTCTTTGACGTGATCGATTCCGGCATTGGCATTCCGAAGGATAAGCAGGCGTATATTTTCGAGGCTTTCAAGCAGGCGGATGGCTCAATCAACCGCAAATATGGCGGAACCGGCCTCGGATTATCCATCAGCAGGGACTTGTCCAGGCTGCTTGGCGGGTACATAGAATTAGAGAGCGAGGAAGGAAAGGGCAGCCGATTCTCACTTCATCTGCCTCTACTTGATGCGGAATCCATTTAG
- a CDS encoding ABC transporter permease subunit, with the protein MDSAVFRNLVRHELKGKGSWKKQNRSRVSKSWWLAYCMIIFIALIVTATYFAVNNTLQVNSIWYVTMGFPYMVFFWGYGCVKREWENDTYGWWLTLPYPRTKLVMAKWLGIWLKLLAGIVIVFVVLSAYVLILSLVLPHYSLATVGSFMITGIDWLTLVAGFSPLIISLGILTSIIQYSTLRPISPVVWIVFMSGLSLIFQLPDVVIPENMIQQETIHFKAEWFPYSWEMPLIMGASWILTYVALRFTAYLLEKKLDL; encoded by the coding sequence ATGGATTCGGCTGTTTTCCGGAATTTGGTCCGGCATGAATTAAAAGGCAAGGGAAGCTGGAAAAAGCAAAACCGCTCACGCGTCTCCAAAAGCTGGTGGCTTGCCTATTGTATGATTATTTTCATCGCGCTCATCGTTACAGCGACTTATTTTGCCGTGAATAACACGCTGCAGGTGAACTCAATCTGGTATGTTACCATGGGCTTCCCTTATATGGTCTTCTTCTGGGGTTACGGATGCGTCAAACGCGAATGGGAAAATGACACTTACGGCTGGTGGCTGACCCTGCCATATCCGCGGACCAAGCTGGTCATGGCCAAATGGCTGGGCATCTGGCTGAAGCTCTTAGCAGGAATTGTGATCGTATTTGTCGTCTTGTCGGCCTACGTCCTGATTCTTTCGCTGGTGCTTCCCCATTACTCGCTTGCAACCGTTGGCTCCTTTATGATCACCGGGATCGATTGGCTCACGCTTGTCGCAGGCTTCAGCCCGCTCATTATCTCGCTTGGTATCCTGACGTCCATCATCCAATACAGCACACTTCGCCCTATTTCTCCGGTGGTGTGGATCGTGTTTATGTCGGGTTTAAGCCTGATTTTCCAGCTGCCAGACGTGGTTATTCCAGAAAATATGATTCAGCAGGAAACAATTCATTTTAAAGCCGAATGGTTCCCTTACTCATGGGAGATGCCTCTCATCATGGGAGCGAGCTGGATCCTCACCTATGTCGCACTTCGTTTTACGGCATACCTGCTAGAAAAGAAATTGGATTTATAG
- a CDS encoding ABC transporter ATP-binding protein, producing MTPNIVECHQVTKSYGKKKALDQLEIAIPSGRITGILGPNGCGKSTLFRTLTGMVRPDAGRIEVLGKTPGWQTNQNIAYLPDRARWYPNHNARQALEWGNSFLPGFSMERAIQLMNYMDIDLDMKIGGMSRGQEARIMLILCLARDVQVIVLDEPFTGIDVISREAIVASLIDYLEDSQQSVLISTHDIQEVEGLFDYTVMMKDGRAIWSGNTEDLRAEYGSLRDVFRKMYMKEWNR from the coding sequence ATGACACCAAACATTGTTGAATGCCATCAGGTAACCAAAAGCTATGGCAAGAAAAAAGCACTGGACCAGTTGGAAATTGCCATTCCCTCAGGGCGGATTACGGGAATTCTTGGCCCGAACGGCTGCGGCAAGTCAACATTATTCCGTACGCTGACTGGGATGGTCAGACCGGATGCCGGCCGGATCGAAGTGCTGGGCAAAACTCCTGGCTGGCAAACCAACCAGAACATTGCCTATCTTCCCGACCGCGCACGCTGGTATCCGAATCATAACGCCAGGCAGGCGCTCGAATGGGGAAACTCCTTCCTTCCCGGCTTTTCCATGGAAAGAGCCATTCAGCTTATGAATTACATGGATATCGACCTGGACATGAAGATTGGCGGCATGAGCCGCGGACAGGAAGCCCGGATCATGCTCATCCTTTGTCTCGCCCGCGATGTACAGGTGATTGTGCTTGATGAGCCCTTTACCGGCATCGATGTCATCTCCAGAGAAGCTATCGTAGCCAGTCTCATTGATTATCTGGAAGATAGTCAGCAATCCGTCTTGATCAGCACCCATGATATTCAGGAGGTTGAAGGCCTGTTCGACTATACGGTGATGATGAAGGACGGACGCGCGATCTGGTCCGGCAATACGGAGGATTTAAGAGCAGAATACGGCTCTCTGCGGGATGTTTTCCGCAAAATGTACATGAAGGAGTGGAACAGGTGA
- a CDS encoding ABC transporter permease, with protein MKAMIIKELRLIGKDRRSFIFLLLMPIIFIVMFGSVFNQTDGSAITLRTIDQDQSAASKALIGQMQNIMDVKQLPVDNLNEQLDKIKQGQFSSMLVIPSGFEKSMKEGQAANIKLYQDPASQTETAPIQAILGSISSQYREQKLTTMLMANGESKSQAEAALASPIHIENVSASADHFNMIDQVVPGMTVMFVFFIMITMARRFFEEKKTGLLSRIRTTRIKPLQYLIGMWFPFVLTVIAQCMILFAFGHLVYGLRLGDIAALSAVVLCLSIAGTGIGLGLSFLVPGEGAAMVITQIISMGGAMLGGLWVPSYLLPQAVQTVGHFLPQFWAQHSLQDIIAHGAHLSDIWGSALILLTFGLAGLTIALIRLPGFLRSAAN; from the coding sequence ATGAAGGCTATGATTATCAAGGAGCTGCGGCTCATCGGCAAAGACCGTCGCAGCTTCATTTTCCTCCTCTTAATGCCTATTATTTTCATCGTGATGTTTGGGTCCGTATTCAATCAGACAGACGGCAGCGCCATCACGCTGCGTACGATTGATCAGGATCAATCCGCTGCATCCAAGGCATTGATCGGACAAATGCAAAATATTATGGATGTGAAGCAGCTCCCTGTAGATAACCTGAATGAACAGCTCGATAAAATCAAACAGGGACAGTTCTCCTCAATGCTGGTGATCCCAAGCGGCTTTGAAAAGTCCATGAAGGAAGGCCAAGCCGCGAATATCAAGCTTTACCAGGATCCCGCCTCCCAAACAGAGACAGCCCCCATTCAGGCGATACTTGGCAGCATCTCCTCCCAATACCGCGAGCAGAAGCTGACGACCATGCTGATGGCCAATGGCGAGTCCAAGTCCCAGGCGGAAGCCGCCCTCGCGTCACCGATTCATATCGAAAATGTATCTGCGTCCGCAGACCACTTTAATATGATCGACCAGGTCGTCCCGGGAATGACCGTCATGTTCGTATTCTTCATTATGATAACGATGGCCCGCCGCTTTTTCGAGGAAAAGAAAACCGGACTGCTGTCACGTATCCGCACCACCCGTATCAAGCCGCTTCAATATCTGATCGGCATGTGGTTTCCTTTCGTGCTGACCGTCATTGCCCAGTGTATGATCCTGTTTGCCTTCGGACATTTGGTCTATGGATTGAGGCTTGGTGATATCGCCGCATTGTCGGCGGTCGTGCTCTGCCTCAGCATTGCCGGTACCGGAATCGGCCTCGGTCTCTCCTTTCTTGTTCCTGGCGAAGGGGCAGCGATGGTCATCACACAGATTATCTCCATGGGGGGTGCTATGCTTGGTGGCTTATGGGTTCCTTCCTATCTCCTGCCGCAGGCGGTACAGACGGTCGGACATTTCCTGCCGCAGTTCTGGGCACAGCATTCCTTGCAGGATATCATCGCGCATGGTGCGCATCTGAGTGACATCTGGGGCTCGGCGCTGATTCTTCTGACTTTCGGTCTCGCCGGACTTACCATTGCCCTGATCAGACTCCCTGGATTTTTACGCTCGGCAGCCAACTAG
- a CDS encoding FAD-dependent oxidoreductase codes for MKRIVLLGGGYGGVLTAKKLAKKFKKNSDVEITLIDRNPYHTLLTELHEVAANRTPEDAVKIELKKIFEGQKVQVVLDEVRHIDFTSKTLESRKTKYKYDYLVIGTGCKPTFFGIPGAEENSFTLWSYEDAIRLKEQIREMFGEAAKEIDPAIRKSKLSFVVVGAGFTGVELVGEMAEFRDELCKEFFIDPQEVRLVVADMAPKILPILPGKLIAKSEKRLARMGVEVITSAKITRVDSQAVIMGDERLPAQTIVWTAGVEGSDLVGTLDVQQQGRKRIVTNDKLQSVDHENVYVVGDNIFYIPEGEERPVPQMVENAEQAAPVIAHNIHADVTNQPKKSYKPGFHGTMVCIGSHYGVANVGLPNRMFMMSGFMALFAKHFINMFYLFTVAGFNKVWSYMMHEFFHVHNRRSFVGGHFSKRSPNFWLLPLRIYVGYMWLSEGLEKLWKIIDNPSRIFLIPPSPHAADATSAASQAVDAVAKTVDAQSAASAVTNAKDAVEALPVPHFITSIMNGFMDLFFYQSNGDYTVLAKVFQTGMVLAEITFGILLIVGLFTALSSAATIAMGIMIWSSGMAPYEMLWYLAAGVALIGGSGSVFGLDYYVLPWLKKHWKRIPIVRRWYLYTD; via the coding sequence ATGAAAAGAATCGTTTTGCTAGGCGGCGGTTACGGCGGTGTCCTTACAGCCAAGAAACTGGCGAAAAAGTTCAAGAAAAACAGCGACGTGGAGATTACACTGATTGACCGTAATCCCTACCATACCCTGCTGACTGAGCTTCACGAGGTAGCGGCCAACCGTACACCTGAGGATGCGGTCAAGATTGAATTAAAAAAGATATTCGAAGGTCAAAAGGTGCAGGTTGTGCTGGATGAGGTCCGCCATATTGATTTCACATCCAAAACGCTTGAATCCCGTAAAACCAAGTATAAATACGATTATCTGGTCATCGGCACCGGCTGCAAACCTACCTTTTTCGGTATTCCCGGTGCCGAGGAAAACAGCTTTACCCTCTGGTCCTATGAGGATGCGATACGGCTTAAAGAGCAGATCAGGGAGATGTTCGGTGAGGCTGCCAAAGAAATCGATCCAGCGATCCGGAAGAGCAAGCTGTCCTTTGTTGTAGTGGGTGCAGGCTTTACCGGCGTGGAGCTGGTTGGCGAGATGGCCGAATTCCGTGATGAGCTGTGCAAGGAGTTCTTTATCGATCCCCAAGAGGTCCGCCTTGTCGTCGCGGATATGGCCCCGAAAATTCTGCCGATTCTCCCCGGCAAGCTGATTGCCAAATCGGAGAAACGTCTCGCTCGAATGGGTGTTGAGGTCATTACGAGCGCCAAAATCACCCGCGTGGATTCTCAGGCCGTCATTATGGGCGATGAACGCCTCCCGGCTCAAACCATTGTTTGGACGGCTGGGGTCGAAGGTTCGGATCTGGTGGGCACGCTCGATGTGCAGCAGCAGGGCCGCAAACGGATTGTGACGAATGACAAGCTGCAGAGCGTGGATCATGAAAACGTGTATGTGGTTGGCGATAATATTTTCTATATTCCAGAGGGTGAGGAGCGGCCCGTTCCACAGATGGTTGAAAATGCCGAGCAAGCTGCTCCGGTCATTGCCCATAACATCCATGCCGATGTAACCAACCAGCCGAAAAAATCTTACAAGCCAGGCTTCCACGGTACGATGGTCTGCATCGGCAGCCATTACGGCGTGGCCAACGTCGGTCTGCCAAACCGCATGTTCATGATGAGCGGCTTCATGGCGCTTTTCGCCAAGCATTTTATCAATATGTTCTATCTGTTCACGGTAGCAGGCTTCAATAAAGTATGGTCTTATATGATGCATGAATTTTTCCATGTGCACAACCGGCGCAGCTTCGTAGGCGGACATTTTTCCAAACGCTCGCCGAACTTCTGGCTGCTGCCCCTGCGGATTTACGTTGGATACATGTGGCTTTCGGAAGGCCTGGAGAAGCTGTGGAAGATCATTGATAATCCATCGCGTATCTTCCTGATCCCTCCGTCTCCGCATGCTGCGGATGCAACTTCAGCAGCCAGCCAAGCCGTGGATGCGGTAGCCAAAACCGTGGATGCCCAATCGGCAGCATCGGCCGTCACCAATGCTAAAGATGCTGTAGAGGCACTGCCTGTGCCGCATTTCATTACTAGCATCATGAACGGATTTATGGATCTCTTCTTCTATCAATCGAACGGTGATTATACGGTGCTCGCCAAGGTGTTCCAAACGGGTATGGTGCTTGCAGAGATCACATTCGGCATTCTGCTCATCGTCGGATTGTTCACTGCCCTCTCTTCGGCCGCTACGATCGCCATGGGCATCATGATCTGGAGTTCGGGCATGGCTCCTTATGAAATGCTCTGGTACCTCGCAGCGGGAGTCGCATTAATTGGCGGGTCTGGCAGCGTATTCGGACTGGACTACTACGTTCTACCTTGGCTGAAAAAACATTGGAAACGAATTCCGATCGTGCGGAGATGGTATCTGTACACGGATTAA
- a CDS encoding CsbD family protein translates to MDSNVFKGKWKQLKGEAKKQWGELTDDDLDQIDGEKDKLVGKLQERYGHTKDDAEKEYHHWSRSHMD, encoded by the coding sequence ATGGATAGCAACGTATTCAAAGGGAAATGGAAGCAGTTGAAGGGCGAAGCGAAAAAACAATGGGGCGAGCTTACGGATGATGATCTGGACCAGATCGATGGTGAAAAGGATAAGCTTGTCGGCAAACTGCAGGAACGCTATGGTCATACCAAGGATGATGCCGAAAAGGAATATCATCATTGGTCCCGTTCACATATGGATTAA
- a CDS encoding TetR family transcriptional regulator C-terminal domain-containing protein has translation MTATQISKGNIYYHFKNKEGLFLYLLEEWTRDWAEQFQAKKARFHTVKEQMIALVEHFVMDGFHHPLTKASNEFYATELITSPNQDKIEEMMQMYLRNYEELLEEGMQKGEFKPDDARLLSMILEGMLAGIEFSSNKLAFQEARELYLKAMNVFLYGITGLTEPPAADKPAAN, from the coding sequence GTGACGGCCACGCAGATCAGCAAGGGGAACATCTATTATCATTTTAAAAATAAAGAAGGCCTGTTCCTGTATCTGCTGGAGGAATGGACACGGGATTGGGCCGAACAATTCCAAGCCAAAAAAGCGCGGTTCCACACGGTGAAGGAGCAGATGATCGCGCTGGTAGAGCATTTTGTAATGGATGGCTTTCACCACCCCCTAACCAAAGCCAGCAATGAATTTTATGCCACCGAGCTCATTACCTCGCCAAATCAGGACAAAATTGAAGAGATGATGCAAATGTATCTCCGCAACTATGAGGAGCTGCTGGAGGAGGGCATGCAAAAGGGTGAGTTCAAGCCGGATGATGCGCGTCTATTGAGCATGATCCTCGAAGGCATGCTGGCTGGAATTGAGTTTTCTTCCAATAAGCTCGCTTTTCAGGAGGCACGTGAGCTTTACCTGAAGGCGATGAATGTATTTTTATATGGCATTACCGGCCTGACTGAACCCCCTGCAGCGGATAAGCCGGCAGCAAACTGA
- a CDS encoding GntR family transcriptional regulator, whose product MEEQQVGSLHFQIDFSQPLYEQILDQARSAIAKGEIALGDKMPSVRELAQELRMNPNTVMRAYQELERDGLTEKRRGQGTYVTSSPEHVASFRTALAARYIDSFMEQMESLGFAWEDIEKYIHQKKDTSLGGNGL is encoded by the coding sequence ATGGAAGAACAACAGGTTGGCTCTCTACATTTTCAAATAGACTTCAGTCAACCTTTATATGAGCAAATACTGGATCAGGCCAGAAGCGCAATTGCAAAAGGAGAGATCGCCTTGGGAGATAAGATGCCATCGGTAAGAGAATTGGCGCAGGAGCTGCGGATGAATCCGAACACCGTCATGCGCGCCTATCAGGAGCTGGAACGGGACGGCTTGACGGAAAAACGCCGCGGACAGGGAACCTACGTAACCTCATCCCCGGAGCATGTGGCCTCCTTTCGGACGGCTCTTGCTGCCCGGTACATTGACAGCTTCATGGAACAGATGGAAAGTCTCGGATTTGCATGGGAAGACATTGAGAAATACATTCATCAGAAAAAGGATACGTCGCTGGGGGGAAACGGTTTATGA
- a CDS encoding ABC transporter ATP-binding protein: MLEVNELKKTYAKKQALENVTFSLKPGTSFGFLGPNGAGKSTTMKILTGIVKADSGSAKLFGKDVTREPDAVSKFIGYVPQDITLYEKLSAYDNLEFFGEAYGVSGKELKQRIHDVLTRTGLLERSKDIVGTFSGGMKRRINIAAALLHRPKLLILDEPTVGIDPQSRNHIFELIRELNREGVTIIYSTHYMEEVEALCDEVAIMDQGSIKAMGPLGDLLEQYGQNSIYLEVPGLTELPQDPDVTSFRKEGSGWLLETERSAAVMQRLLHQASQHAWDVKQLEVVRPSLESVFLKVTGTALRD; encoded by the coding sequence ATGCTCGAAGTGAATGAGCTTAAGAAAACCTACGCCAAAAAACAGGCACTTGAGAACGTCACCTTCTCTCTTAAGCCGGGAACCTCGTTTGGGTTTCTTGGACCGAATGGCGCAGGGAAATCGACGACCATGAAAATACTGACCGGTATCGTGAAGGCCGACAGCGGCTCGGCCAAACTTTTCGGAAAAGACGTAACCCGTGAACCTGATGCTGTGTCCAAATTTATCGGTTATGTCCCGCAGGATATTACGCTGTATGAGAAGCTCAGTGCCTATGATAACCTTGAATTTTTTGGAGAAGCATATGGCGTCAGCGGCAAAGAGCTCAAGCAGCGGATTCATGACGTGCTGACAAGAACAGGACTTCTGGAGCGTTCCAAGGATATTGTCGGCACCTTTTCCGGCGGCATGAAAAGAAGAATCAACATCGCAGCCGCCCTGCTCCATCGGCCTAAGCTGCTCATTTTGGATGAACCCACGGTGGGAATTGATCCCCAATCCCGCAATCATATTTTCGAGTTGATCAGGGAACTGAACCGCGAAGGGGTAACCATCATTTACTCCACACACTATATGGAGGAAGTCGAAGCTCTTTGCGATGAAGTCGCCATTATGGATCAGGGATCGATTAAGGCCATGGGACCGCTGGGGGATCTGCTCGAGCAGTACGGCCAGAATTCCATTTACCTGGAGGTACCTGGATTAACCGAGCTTCCGCAAGATCCCGATGTAACCTCCTTCCGTAAGGAAGGCTCCGGTTGGCTGCTGGAAACGGAAAGATCTGCAGCTGTCATGCAGCGTCTTCTGCACCAGGCTTCACAGCATGCGTGGGACGTGAAGCAGCTCGAAGTCGTCCGTCCATCACTCGAAAGCGTGTTTTTGAAGGTGACTGGAACGGCACTACGCGATTAA
- a CDS encoding FMN-binding protein, with product MNKKWSILLSGALMAGLLAGCGSDKDTKPAADPAPAATDTKETTGTQSDSGSYKDGTYFAEGSMDEKSGWQPYVVLSVEGGKIAQADWNYVSAKGGPDKKTLDKAGKYGMKAGGGSSEWYEQAEKAEKFLIEKQDPAAIAVKDDGKTDAISGVSIHVKDFTTLAEQAISNGPAASGTYKDGSYHADGDAFDKESGWKPTVDITVANGKVIYAYFSGVNAKGEDKQTVSKEGKYGMKAGGAQAEWHEEAIKAQEYLIEKQDPAAITLKDDGTTDAISGVSIHIKDYVTLSQKALEEAK from the coding sequence ATGAACAAGAAATGGTCCATTTTATTATCAGGCGCCCTGATGGCGGGTCTCCTCGCGGGCTGCGGCAGTGACAAGGATACTAAACCGGCTGCCGATCCAGCCCCTGCGGCCACAGACACGAAAGAGACAACAGGAACTCAATCTGACAGCGGAAGCTACAAGGACGGCACGTACTTTGCCGAAGGCAGCATGGACGAAAAAAGCGGCTGGCAGCCTTATGTCGTCCTCTCTGTCGAAGGCGGCAAAATCGCACAGGCAGATTGGAACTACGTGAGCGCCAAAGGCGGGCCCGACAAAAAGACGCTGGATAAAGCAGGCAAGTACGGCATGAAAGCTGGCGGCGGGTCCTCAGAGTGGTATGAACAGGCCGAGAAAGCGGAGAAATTTCTGATTGAGAAGCAGGATCCGGCTGCCATTGCGGTTAAGGATGACGGAAAAACAGATGCGATTTCAGGCGTGTCTATACATGTGAAAGATTTCACCACACTAGCTGAACAAGCGATTTCGAATGGACCTGCAGCCTCAGGTACTTACAAAGACGGCTCATATCATGCCGATGGAGATGCTTTCGACAAGGAGAGCGGCTGGAAGCCAACCGTTGATATCACAGTGGCCAATGGCAAAGTCATCTATGCCTACTTCAGCGGCGTGAATGCCAAGGGTGAAGATAAGCAGACGGTATCCAAGGAAGGGAAATACGGCATGAAAGCCGGTGGAGCACAGGCTGAATGGCATGAAGAAGCAATCAAGGCACAGGAATATCTGATCGAAAAGCAGGATCCGGCTGCCATTACGCTCAAGGATGACGGAACCACCGATGCCATTTCCGGCGTCAGCATTCACATCAAGGACTATGTGACCCTGTCCCAAAAAGCGCTTGAAGAAGCAAAATAA
- a CDS encoding MATE family efflux transporter yields the protein MSQEKAILPSMETDSVGKVFIRYLIPSLVGMLMMSINVVADGIFVGHRLGALALAGINIASPVFSVFFAMSLWLGIGGATLYSQSKGAKKIKQAQQIFTHSLILIFILTILVAVIAYLFRVPLAYALGANQDTLPFAMEYMTVLLTYGFIITIQNAFSLFVRNDGNPNLSMISMVVSAVLNIILNYFFLYVLDMSVKGSALATVAATLVGTIVLFGHFLRKDRSLAFVKPYFSWKLAVRTLTIGFPSFISEVGLSVFTIGYNVAMVRWAGTAGVAAFSVLNYAHNVMLMLFLGMGSAIQPLISYYRGAKLRIREVKTIRIAVATAFISGIIVFLFGLAAANGIVSLFGDFSEEVRSLAVNGIRLFFMAYMFMGINFVMMTYFQASEQVKVAVWITLSREIILMVISLLILPHIFGTNGIWLSIPLSECVVAACIFIYVKRKSHSLPALQ from the coding sequence ATGAGTCAAGAAAAAGCAATACTGCCTTCAATGGAGACCGACTCCGTGGGCAAAGTTTTCATACGCTACTTAATTCCATCGCTGGTTGGCATGTTGATGATGTCAATCAACGTTGTCGCGGACGGCATCTTCGTAGGACACCGCCTCGGCGCCCTTGCGCTCGCAGGCATTAATATTGCATCTCCGGTATTTTCCGTATTTTTTGCGATGTCATTATGGCTCGGCATCGGCGGCGCAACTCTTTATTCGCAGTCCAAAGGCGCCAAGAAGATCAAGCAGGCGCAGCAAATTTTCACCCATTCGCTGATCCTGATCTTCATCCTGACTATCCTTGTCGCCGTGATCGCCTACCTTTTTCGCGTTCCCCTGGCCTATGCGCTCGGGGCGAACCAGGATACGCTGCCCTTTGCCATGGAGTACATGACCGTACTGCTGACTTATGGATTTATCATCACCATTCAAAATGCGTTCAGCCTGTTTGTCCGCAATGACGGCAATCCGAACCTGTCCATGATTTCCATGGTCGTATCGGCCGTGCTGAATATCATTCTGAACTATTTCTTCTTGTATGTGCTTGATATGAGTGTGAAGGGATCTGCCCTGGCCACCGTTGCTGCAACGCTCGTCGGTACGATTGTACTGTTCGGCCATTTCCTGCGCAAGGACCGCTCCCTTGCATTCGTGAAGCCTTACTTCTCTTGGAAGCTGGCTGTCCGCACACTGACGATCGGCTTTCCAAGCTTCATCTCCGAGGTCGGCTTATCGGTATTCACCATCGGCTATAATGTCGCTATGGTCCGCTGGGCCGGAACCGCAGGTGTTGCCGCGTTTTCAGTACTGAACTACGCTCACAACGTCATGCTTATGCTGTTTCTGGGGATGGGCTCGGCTATACAGCCGCTCATCAGTTATTACCGCGGTGCCAAACTCCGTATTCGCGAAGTGAAGACGATCCGGATTGCCGTAGCAACAGCCTTTATCTCAGGAATTATTGTCTTTCTCTTCGGCCTGGCTGCAGCCAACGGAATTGTGTCGCTGTTCGGCGATTTTTCGGAAGAAGTCCGATCTCTTGCCGTCAATGGCATCCGGTTGTTCTTCATGGCCTATATGTTCATGGGTATCAATTTCGTAATGATGACTTACTTCCAGGCCTCGGAGCAAGTGAAGGTCGCCGTCTGGATTACCCTGTCGAGGGAAATTATTTTGATGGTAATTTCCCTGCTGATCCTGCCCCATATCTTCGGGACCAACGGGATTTGGCTGTCCATCCCGCTATCCGAATGCGTCGTTGCGGCTTGTATCTTTATTTATGTCAAAAGAAAAAGTCATTCCCTGCCTGCGCTCCAGTAA